The window GCTCGCGGTCGCCGGGCATCGCCTTGGCGGTCAGCGAGATGATCGGGAGCGCGGCGAACTGCGGGTTCTGGCGAATCAGGCGGGTGGTCTCGTAGCCGTCGAGCTCGGGCATCATCACGTCCATCAGGATCAGGTCCACGCCGGGCTCGGCCTCCAGGCGGCTGATCGCCTCGCGCCCGTTCTCGGCGGTGAGCACCCGGATCTGGTGGCGCTCCAGGACGGCCGTCAGCGCGAAGATGTTGCGGATGTCGTCGTCCACGATCAGGACCGTCTTGCCGCGCAGCTGCGGTTCCTGGCGGCGCGCGCCTTCGAGGGCCTGCCGCTTGCCCTCGGGGAGCTCGGCCTCGACGCGGTGCAGAAACAGCGTCACCTCGTCGAGCAGCCGTTCGGGCGAGCGCACGTCCTTGAGGATGACCGACTTGGCGGCCTTTCTCAGCTCGCTCTCCTGGGCGCGGGTGAGGTCCTGCGCGGTGTAGACGATGATCGGAATGGCGCGGTAGGCCGGCGTCTCCTGCACGGTCGCCATCAGCTCAAAGCCGGTCATGTCGGGCAGGTGCAGGTCGAGCACCACGCAGTCGTACGGCGACTCGCCGAGGGCCTGCAGCGCTTCGGCGCCGCTGCCGACCACCACGGTCTCGACATCGGTGTCCCCGATCAGCTCGGCGATGCTCGCGCTCTGCGCCTCGTCGTCCTCGACGATCAGGACCCGCTTGACCCGCCGCGCGAGGAACGATTCGAGACCAGTGAACACCTGCGTGAGCCCCTGGCGGTCGCCGGACTTGGTGGTGTGCCCGAGTGCGCCGAGCTTGCGGCTCACGATGCTCGGCTCCTGCCCCGAGAGGATATGCACCGGGATATGCCGGGTCAGGGGATCGTGCTTGAGCTGGTCGAGGACCGCCCAGCCGCCCATGTCGGGCAGCGTGAGGTCGAGCGTGATCGCCTGGGGCCGGTAGGTCTGCGCGAGCGAGAGCGCCTGCCCGCCGGTCGGGGCGATCAGGCCCATGAAGCCGCGCTCGTGCGCGAGCCCCAGCAGGATGGCTGCATAGGTCGGGTCGTCTTCCACGATCAAGAGGGTGCGCTCGCCCGTCTGGAGCGAGGCGCGGTCGTCAAGCGGCGCTGGTGGGCCGTCCAGGTCCGGCTCCGCCTCGCCTGGGCCGAGGCTGGACAGACCGGTCTCGGGCGCACGCGGCGCGGCGTCGGCGCCAGCCCAGGCGAGTTCGCGGGCGGCGGGCACAGGCTGGGCCTGTGCAGGAGACGCCACTGCGAGGGTCAGGCGCGCGGGCAGAAACAGCGTGAACACGCTGCCGCGCCCCGGCGTGCTCTGGAGGGTGATCTCGCCACCCAGGATACGCGCGAGTTCGCGGCTGATCGCGAGGCCCAGGCCGGTGCCGCCGTACTTGCGCGAGGTCGAACCGTCGGCCTGCTGGAACGCCTCGAAAATCACCCGCTGCTTGTCGGGCGCGATGCCAATGCCGGTGTCGGTGACCCGGAAGGCGATCACTCCGCCTGCGGGATTTCCGGCGAGCGAGGTCAGGGCCGCCTGATTCAGGGCCATCTGATCGGGACTCCAACCCTGGGTGGCGGGCGACACGTCGAGCCGCACGCTGCCCTGCGCCGTGAACTTGAAGGCGTTGGACAGCAGGTTTTTCAGGATCTGGAGGAGCCGCGTCTCGTCGGTGTAGACGGCGCGCGGCAGCCCCGGCGCGAAGTTCAGTTCGAGGGCCACGCCCTTGTCGGCGGCGACCGGCGCGAAGGTGGTCTGCACCGCCTCGCGCACGTTGACGAGCGGGACGTGGGTGGGGTGCGCGCTCACGGTGCCCGATTCGACCTTGGAGAGGTCGAGGATGTCGTTGATCAGGTTGAGCAGGTCGTTGCCCGAGGCGTAGATCGTGCGGGCGTAGGTGCGCTGCTGCTCGGAGAGGTTCTGCTCCGGGTCGTCGCGCAGTTGCCCCGCGAGCAGCAGAAGCGAGTTGAGCGGCGTGCGCAGCTCGTGGCTCATGTTCGCCAGGAACTCGCTCTTGTACTTGCTCGTCAGCGCGAGCTGCGCGGCCTTCTCCTCCAGGGCGTGGCGGGCGGCCTCGACCTGCTGGTTCTTGTTCTCGACCTCGCGGTTGCGCTCGCCGAGAAGCCGGGCCTTTTCCTCAAGCTCTTCGTTGGTCTGGCGCAATTCTTCCTGCTGGCTCTGGAGTTCCTGGGCCATCCCCTGCGACTGGCGCAGCAGCGTCTCGGTGCGGGTGGTCGCCTGGATGGTGTTCAGGACGATGCCGACCGATTCGGTGAACTGCTCCAGGAAGGCGAGATGGGTCGGGCTGAACGCCTCGAAGGACGCGAGCTCGATCACGGCCTTCGTCTGGCCCTCGAACACCACCGGCAAGACCACGATGGTGTGCGGCGTGGCGGCCCCGAGGCCCGAGTTGATCTGGATGTAGTCGTGCGGCACGTGGGTGAGCACGATGGGCTGCTGCTCGAGCGCCGCCTGCCCCACCAGCCCCTCACCGAGCGCGAAGCGGTTGCCCAGGCCCTTGCGCTCGCGGTAAGCGTAGCTCGCCTGGAGCTGCAACGTGGGGGGAGCCGCGTCCTCGTCGAGGGTGTAGAACACGCCGTGCTTGGCGCGCACCAGGGGCGCGAGTTCCGAGAGGATCAGGCGGCTGACCGTCAGGGCGTCGCGCTGGCCCTGAAGCATGCGGGTGAACCCCGCGAGGTTGGTCTTGAGCCAGTCCTGCTCGTTGTTCTTCTCGGTGGTCTCGCGCAGGTTGGAGATCATCTCGTTGATGTTGTCTTTCAGCGCGTCGAGTTCGCCGCGCGCCTGCACCGTGACCTCGCGCGTCAGGTCGCCCTTGGTCACGGCGGTCGCCACCTCGGCGATCGCGCGCACCTGCGCCGTCAGGTTGGCCGCGAGCCCGTTGACGTTATCGGTGAGGTCCTTCCAGGTGCCGCTCGCGCCGGGCACCTGCGCCTGACCGCCGAGCTTGCCCTCGGTGCCCACCTCGCGCGCCACGGTGGTGACCTGCTGCGCGAAGGTGGCGAGGGTGTCGGTCATCGAGTTGATGGTCTCGGCGAGTTCGGCGATCTCCCCGCGCGCCTGCACGTTGAGCTTCCTGTTGAGCTCGCCCTGCGCCACCGCCGTCACCACCCGCGCGATGCCGCGCACCTGATCGGTGAGGTTGTTCGCCATGAAGTTCACGTTGTCGGTGAGGTCCTTCCACGTGCCCCCCACCCCGACGACCTGCGCCTGTCCGCCGAGCTTGCCTTCGGTGCCGACCTCACGCGCGACGCGGGTGACTTCCGAAGCGAAGGCGTTGAGCTGATCTACCATCGTATTGATGGTGTCCTTGAGGTCGAGAATCTCGCCGCGCACGTCCACCGTGATCTTTTTGGAGAGGTCGCCGTTCGCCACCGCCGTCGTCACGAAGGCGATGTTGCGGACCTGCGAGGTGAGGTTCGAGGCCATGAAGTTGACGTTGTCGGTGAGGTCCTTCCACGTCCCGCCGACGCCGCGCACATCCGCCTGACCGCCGAGCTTGCCTTCCGTGCCGACCTCGCGCGCGACGCGGGTGACCTCCGAGGCGAAGGCGTTGAGCTGATCCACCATGGTGTTGATCGTGTTTTTCAGATCCAGAATCTCGCCGCGCGCGTCCACCGTGATCTTGCGGCTGAGGTCGCCGTTCGCGACGGCGGTGGTCACGTCCGCGATATTGCGCACCTGACCGGTGAGGTTGTTCGCCATGAAGTTCACGTTGTCGGTGAGGTCCTTCCACGTCCCGCCGACTCCGCGCACGTCGGCCTGACCGCCGAGCTGCCCCTCGGTGCCGACTTCGCGCGCGACGCGGGTGACCTCACCGGCAAAGGCGTTGAGCTGGTCCACCATCGTATTGATGGTGTTTTTCAGCTCCAGGATCTCCCCCTGGGCATTGACCGTGATCTTCTTGGAGAGGTCCCCATTGGCGACGGCGGTGGTCACGTCCGCAATGTTGCGCACCTGCCCGGTCAGGTTGTTCGCCATGAAGTTCACGTTGTCGGTGAGGTCCTTCCACGTCCCGCCGACGCCGCGCACATCCGCCTGACCGCCGAGCTTGCCTTCCGTGCCGACCTCGCGCGCGACGCGGGTGACCTCACCGGCAAAGGCGTTGAGCTGAGCCACCATCGTATTGACGGTGCCCACGATCTGGAGGAATTGCCCCTGCATCGGCTGACCGTCCCGCTCAGGCGCCATCGTCTGCGAGAGGTCGCCGTGCGCCACGGCCGTGACCACCCGTGTCATCTCGGTGGTCGGCCACACGAGGTCGTCGGCGAGGCCGTTGATGTCCTCGATCAGCTTGCCCCAGTGGCCGGTGCTCGTGCCCATCGGAACGCGCAACCGGACATTGCCTTCCTTGCCCACGGCGCGGCCCACCCGCTCCACGTCGCGGGCGATGCGGGCACTTTCCTCGACCGTCTCGTTGAAGGCGTCGGCGATCTTGCCGCCCACTCCTTCCCAGTCGGTGGGGAGGCGCACCCCGAAGTCACCGCGGCGGTAGGCGTTGAGCGCCTGGAGCAGCAGGTGCAGGTCGGGTGAGGGGGGCGCGGCGGTCATCGGGCGGACCCGCCGAAAGCAGGGAAGCGAACCAGGGTCATAATCACGTCTGGCGCAGCATAGCCCGTCGGTCTGCGCAGCCAAGTGAACGGTGGGCGCCCTTTGGGGGCGGGGGGGCAACTCCCTTCAGGTCACGCCCCGGGCAGACCCAGATCGCCTAAAGGCAGCTTCATGCTTTTGGGGCCGTCCCTGGGGGCGTTTTTGCTGAACTAACCGGTGTTGGAAGCCGGGGAGGAAAAGCCGATGCAGCGACCACTTTTTCAATCCTTTCTGATGGGGGGGTTCGAGTGCAGCACCCACCGCCGCCCCTCGGGTCGCCGGGTCGACGTGATTGACGCGACCGGGCATGACCGGTTCGCCCTGGCCGACTACCGCCGCCTCGCGCACTCGGGGCTGAGGACGGCCCGCGATGGGCTGCGCTGGCACCTGATTGAGCGCCGGCCCGGCGAGTACGACTTCCTGTCCGCCGAGGGGCAGGTGCTCGGCGCGCGGCAGGCAGGCGTGCAGGTGATCTGGGACCTGATGCACTACGGCTTCCCGGATTTCGTGGACGTGTTCAGCCCGGAGTTCCCGGGGATTTTCGCCCGCTACGCGCGCGCCGCCGCCGAGTTTCTCCGGGTGCACACCACCGGCACGCTGTGGGTGTGTCCGATCAACGAGATCTCGTTCGCCTCGTGGGCGGGAGGGGAGGTCGGGTATTTCAATCCCTGCGCGACCGGGCGCGGGCCGGAACTCAAGCGTCAGCTCGTGCGGGCCGCCGTCGCCGCCATGCGGGCGGTGCGCGGGGTCGACCCGGGCGCGCGCTTCCTCCACGCCGAACCGCTGATCCGGGTCCATCCGGTTCCTGACCAGGACCCTTTCGAGGCCCTGCTCGCCCATGAGGGCCAGTTCGAGACGCTGGATCTGCTGCTCGGGCGCCGCGAACCGGAGCTCGGCGGCGCCGAGGACCTCGTGGACGTGGTCGGGGTGAACTACTACCCCTACAACCAGTGGCGCCACCACCCCGACCCCGCCGGGCGCGAGACAGTGCATTTCGACCATCCCGATCATCAGCCGCTGCATGAACTGCTGCGCGAGGTCCACGCCCGCTTCGGGCGGCCCCTCCTGATCTCGGAAACCGGAGCCGAGGACGCGGCCCGCGTGCCGTGGTTCGAGGCGGTCCGGCGCGAGGTGGACTTCGCCCGCCGCAGCGGCATTCCGGTCGAGGGCCTCTGCCTGTATCCCATCGTGAATCACCCGGGCTGGGACGACGACCGCCATTGCCACAATGGAGTGTGGGACTACGCGGACGCGGCGGGCGAGCGCCCAGGCTTCGAGCCGCTGCTGCGTCTCCTGCACGGCGAGCTCTCCCCGGTTTCCTGAGCCGCCCACCCCTGAACCACCCATCTCCTGAAGGGCCAGAGCCGGGAGGTTCAGAACCAGGGGCCCCGGCTGGCGCGCCCTCCCGGCGTCTCCGTGGGCTGTTTGGCGCGCAGGTAGGCGAGCAGCTCGGTCACCGGCAGCGGGCGGGCTTCAAGAAACCCCTGGAAGTAGGGGCATCCCAGCTCCCGCAGCTGCTCGAGCTGCGCCGGCGTCTCCACACCCTCAGCGACCACCGCCGTGCCCGATTCCTCGGCGAAGATGCTCAGGGCCCGCACGATGGGACGGGTCGAGCGCTGATCGGCGTGATCCGGGGAGAGGCGCGCGATCAGCGAGCGGTCGATCTTGAGCCGCTGCGTGTGAAGCTCGTACATCCGGGTGAGGTTGGAGTAGCCCACCCCGAGGTCGTCGAGGGCGATCAGGAACCCTGCCGCATTGAGGTCCCGGCAACGCTGGAGGGCCACTGGCTCGCTCAGCGCCTCTTCGGTGAGTTCGAGAACCACGGCGCCCTTGGGGAGGTGCTCGGCGCGCAGCGAGTCTTGAACAAATTCGGCGAAAGCGGACTGTACGAACTGCCGGGGCGTGACGTTGACGTGAACCTGAAGCTCCGGCCAGAGGCGGCGAAACGTCACCACGTCCCGCAGCGCCTGACGGGTGACCCATTCGCCGATCCGCAGGATCAAGTCGCTCTCCTCGGCCACCGCCAGAAACTCGCCCGGCGAGAGCAGCCCGCGCACCGGGTGCTGCCAGCGCACGAGGGCCTCGACCGCCGCGGGCTGACCGTCCTCAGTGCTCACGATGGGTTGGTAATGCACGCGCAGCTCGCTGCTGCTGAGCGCCACCCGCAGCGCCTGCTCGAGTTCGAGCTGGTCGGAGGCCGCCTGGCTCAGCCGGGAGTGAAAACAGCTCACACCGTGCCTCCCACGCTTGGCGTCGTAGAGGGCGAGATCCGCGTGCTTGTGGAGCGTCACGGGGTCGCAGGCATCAAGTGGGCAAAAGCTGATGCCGACCGATCCCGTCATGACCAGGGTCCGACCGGCGAGTTCCACCGGACGGCGGATCTCACCGAGCAGGGCCTCGGCGCGCCCGATGGCGGCCTCGGGGCTGCCCGGATCGCTCAGGAATACGGTGAATTCGTCGCCGCCCCGGCGGGCGCCGAGTTCGCCCCGACCGAGCACCTGCGCGAGTCGGTGGCCGATCTCGCGCAGCATCAGGTCGCCCATGTCGTGCCCGAGGACGTCGTTGATACGCTTGAAGTGGTCGAGATCGATCAGCAGCAGGGCCTGAAGCCGCCCGCCGCCCGACTGCACGGAGCGCTCGATCTCCTCGTCGAGGGCCGCGCGCGAGAGCAGGGAGGTCAGGCTGTCATGCGCGGCCTGATAAGCCAGGCGGCTCTGGGTTTCACGCAGTTTGAGGTTGACCTGCACGAGTTCACGGTTGAGGCGTGCCTGCTCGTCGGCGCGCTGCTGCCAGCGCCCGATTTCGAGCTGCATCGACATCAACCGCGTGCGGTGCTCGGCGACCGCCGTGAGCAGCTCGGCCTCCAGCGCCTGAAACTGACGCGCGTGAGCGAGAGACTGACGAAGGTCGCCCAGGACCTCGAACACCCGCGACAGTTCCCGGTGCGCCTCGCTCTCGCGCTGCCGAAACGACCCCGTACGGGCGAGGGTCAGCCCCTCGACCAGCTCCGCGCAGGCGTCCTCCCAGCGTCCCTGCTGGCCCAGCAGTGTTCCCCGCGTGACGTGCAGGTCGCAGCGCTCCTCTTCCATGCCGAGCTGTGCGGCGAGCATCAGTCCTTCCCGGCAGACCGCGAGGCCCTGGGCAGAGCGCCCCAGCTGAAGGTAGTTGTGCGCGAGATTGATCAGTAGGTGCACCCTGACGGGATGAGAGCTTCCGGCGCTGAGCACGCGCAGCAGTCCCTCGTTGAGGGTCAGCGCGGCGTGCACCTGACCCAGTTGATGCAGGGAGAAGGCGAGGTTGACTGAGATCGTCTGCGCCATGGACACCGCACCGACCGCCTGGGCCAGGGTGAGGGCCTGGTGATGGTAGTCGGCGGCCTTGATGTGTTCGCGCAGGTGGCTGTAGAGGTTGCCGATGTTGGCCAGCGCGCGCGCCAGATCGGCGCCCTCCTGATCGGCGCGCGCGAGCTCCACCGCCTCGATGTAGTACCCAAGCCCGTCGCCGTACGCGCCCGACAGCGTGCAGACCGCGCCCAGACCGTTGAGGGCACGCGCCTGCTCATCCCGGAGGCCCAGCGCCTCGCTCAGCGCCAAGCCCTCACGCAGCAGTGGTTCAGCCTCCCTGGACCAACCGCGCAGCACCCGGTCGTAACCGGTCAGAACCAGCGCGCGGGCCAGCGCCGCCGGGTCGCCCGGAGTGCGTGCCAGCACCCTGGCCTCGTTCTCCAGGGCCCCCACATCGGCGGTCCCCAACTCTTCGCGTGCCTGGACCAGCAGGGCCACGAGCCGAGTGGCCTGCGACAGCGCACCAGGGGCTGACCGGTGAGATTCCGAGGGTGAGCGGTCCGGCATAGTAGTCAGCTCCGGTAGAGCGCAGTGGGAAGGATGCGGCGAAGAGGGGAGCACAGCATGTCTGAATCTTGTCTCCCCAGTCTTCTCCTGGACCTGACCGTTCAGCCACGCTTCGGGGGTACCCCCACACGTCCCCAGGGAAGCTCACGCCAGCCAGGAGGGCCGAGGCTCGCCTGATGGTGACATAGGCGACCCGACCCGACAGAGACCGGCAGGCTGAAGCTGTCTTCTCTGACCGGACGAAGTTTGCGTCAGGACCGGCCTCGCAGAATTGATCCGGTCACCTCTCCCCCCCCCTCCATCTTGCTGCGGGGCTGCCCTCTCTGGATTTCACAGGAATATTTTTTCACATAAACACAATTTCTCTGAATCATTTTTACGTGTCTTCACATTGTTGCTGGAATGTGAGAATATGACCTTGTGAAGATCATCAGTGTGTTGAGTCGAAAGGGTGGCGTCGGCAAGACCCTGCTCTCGGTGGGGCTGGCGCAGGTGCTCGGCGAGCAGGGGCACCGGGTTGCGCTGCTCGACCGTGACCCGGAAGGCAGTGCGATGGGCTGGAAGCATGGCGCAGACGAGAGCCGGATCGTCCTGCCGTACGAGGTGATCGGGCCGATTGAGGCGACGC of the Deinococcus reticulitermitis genome contains:
- a CDS encoding response regulator, whose protein sequence is MTAAPPSPDLHLLLQALNAYRRGDFGVRLPTDWEGVGGKIADAFNETVEESARIARDVERVGRAVGKEGNVRLRVPMGTSTGHWGKLIEDINGLADDLVWPTTEMTRVVTAVAHGDLSQTMAPERDGQPMQGQFLQIVGTVNTMVAQLNAFAGEVTRVAREVGTEGKLGGQADVRGVGGTWKDLTDNVNFMANNLTGQVRNIADVTTAVANGDLSKKITVNAQGEILELKNTINTMVDQLNAFAGEVTRVAREVGTEGQLGGQADVRGVGGTWKDLTDNVNFMANNLTGQVRNIADVTTAVANGDLSRKITVDARGEILDLKNTINTMVDQLNAFASEVTRVAREVGTEGKLGGQADVRGVGGTWKDLTDNVNFMASNLTSQVRNIAFVTTAVANGDLSKKITVDVRGEILDLKDTINTMVDQLNAFASEVTRVAREVGTEGKLGGQAQVVGVGGTWKDLTDNVNFMANNLTDQVRGIARVVTAVAQGELNRKLNVQARGEIAELAETINSMTDTLATFAQQVTTVAREVGTEGKLGGQAQVPGASGTWKDLTDNVNGLAANLTAQVRAIAEVATAVTKGDLTREVTVQARGELDALKDNINEMISNLRETTEKNNEQDWLKTNLAGFTRMLQGQRDALTVSRLILSELAPLVRAKHGVFYTLDEDAAPPTLQLQASYAYRERKGLGNRFALGEGLVGQAALEQQPIVLTHVPHDYIQINSGLGAATPHTIVVLPVVFEGQTKAVIELASFEAFSPTHLAFLEQFTESVGIVLNTIQATTRTETLLRQSQGMAQELQSQQEELRQTNEELEEKARLLGERNREVENKNQQVEAARHALEEKAAQLALTSKYKSEFLANMSHELRTPLNSLLLLAGQLRDDPEQNLSEQQRTYARTIYASGNDLLNLINDILDLSKVESGTVSAHPTHVPLVNVREAVQTTFAPVAADKGVALELNFAPGLPRAVYTDETRLLQILKNLLSNAFKFTAQGSVRLDVSPATQGWSPDQMALNQAALTSLAGNPAGGVIAFRVTDTGIGIAPDKQRVIFEAFQQADGSTSRKYGGTGLGLAISRELARILGGEITLQSTPGRGSVFTLFLPARLTLAVASPAQAQPVPAARELAWAGADAAPRAPETGLSSLGPGEAEPDLDGPPAPLDDRASLQTGERTLLIVEDDPTYAAILLGLAHERGFMGLIAPTGGQALSLAQTYRPQAITLDLTLPDMGGWAVLDQLKHDPLTRHIPVHILSGQEPSIVSRKLGALGHTTKSGDRQGLTQVFTGLESFLARRVKRVLIVEDDEAQSASIAELIGDTDVETVVVGSGAEALQALGESPYDCVVLDLHLPDMTGFELMATVQETPAYRAIPIIVYTAQDLTRAQESELRKAAKSVILKDVRSPERLLDEVTLFLHRVEAELPEGKRQALEGARRQEPQLRGKTVLIVDDDIRNIFALTAVLERHQIRVLTAENGREAISRLEAEPGVDLILMDVMMPELDGYETTRLIRQNPQFAALPIISLTAKAMPGDRELSIESGASDYVSKPVNTAQLLSLLRVWLSK
- a CDS encoding putative bifunctional diguanylate cyclase/phosphodiesterase, coding for MALLVQAREELGTADVGALENEARVLARTPGDPAALARALVLTGYDRVLRGWSREAEPLLREGLALSEALGLRDEQARALNGLGAVCTLSGAYGDGLGYYIEAVELARADQEGADLARALANIGNLYSHLREHIKAADYHHQALTLAQAVGAVSMAQTISVNLAFSLHQLGQVHAALTLNEGLLRVLSAGSSHPVRVHLLINLAHNYLQLGRSAQGLAVCREGLMLAAQLGMEEERCDLHVTRGTLLGQQGRWEDACAELVEGLTLARTGSFRQRESEAHRELSRVFEVLGDLRQSLAHARQFQALEAELLTAVAEHRTRLMSMQLEIGRWQQRADEQARLNRELVQVNLKLRETQSRLAYQAAHDSLTSLLSRAALDEEIERSVQSGGGRLQALLLIDLDHFKRINDVLGHDMGDLMLREIGHRLAQVLGRGELGARRGGDEFTVFLSDPGSPEAAIGRAEALLGEIRRPVELAGRTLVMTGSVGISFCPLDACDPVTLHKHADLALYDAKRGRHGVSCFHSRLSQAASDQLELEQALRVALSSSELRVHYQPIVSTEDGQPAAVEALVRWQHPVRGLLSPGEFLAVAEESDLILRIGEWVTRQALRDVVTFRRLWPELQVHVNVTPRQFVQSAFAEFVQDSLRAEHLPKGAVVLELTEEALSEPVALQRCRDLNAAGFLIALDDLGVGYSNLTRMYELHTQRLKIDRSLIARLSPDHADQRSTRPIVRALSIFAEESGTAVVAEGVETPAQLEQLRELGCPYFQGFLEARPLPVTELLAYLRAKQPTETPGGRASRGPWF